Proteins encoded by one window of Acuticoccus sp. MNP-M23:
- a CDS encoding amidase, translated as MPELTPDAAADLSVAALARAYRLGEADPVAVTEVCLSRIAQASGASVFLAVTEDRARREAEASRARYAAGRPASPVDGVPVAWKDLFDMEGEVTTAGSALLRHAPPAEADAPVVAQLSAAGMVAVGKTNLTEFAFSALGLNPHYGTCANPWDSETPRCPGGSSSGSAVAVAAGLVPVAIGSDTGGSVRVPAAFNGLVGAKSSEGRISTRGAYPLSYTLDTVGPLCRTVEDAVLTDAALRGTSPTVTRGNLSDLKLVVAEGLPMDDCDEVVLTAFEAAVERLAKAGATIERHEFAELAEASQMLATHGTIANAEAYHFHKERVDGPDVEEIDGRVAARILRGKTMSADDLLELQIGRRRLAASLASTLNGALLIYPTVAHIAPEIAPLDADPALFNDVNMRSLRNTMVGNFLNLPGVALPAASPSPMPVSLLVSGLANTDETVLSAAWAMENMVRGG; from the coding sequence ATGCCCGAACTTACCCCCGACGCTGCCGCTGATCTCTCGGTCGCAGCGCTCGCGCGCGCCTATCGCCTTGGCGAAGCCGACCCGGTCGCCGTTACCGAAGTGTGCCTGTCGCGCATTGCGCAGGCGAGCGGCGCCTCCGTCTTCCTTGCCGTGACCGAAGACCGGGCGCGGCGCGAGGCGGAAGCATCGCGCGCCCGCTACGCCGCCGGGCGCCCTGCTTCCCCGGTCGACGGTGTGCCGGTGGCCTGGAAAGACCTGTTCGACATGGAAGGCGAGGTCACCACCGCAGGGTCGGCCCTCCTGCGCCATGCCCCGCCGGCCGAGGCCGACGCGCCGGTGGTTGCGCAGCTGTCCGCTGCCGGCATGGTGGCGGTGGGCAAGACCAACCTCACCGAATTTGCGTTCTCCGCGCTCGGCCTCAACCCGCATTACGGCACGTGCGCCAACCCGTGGGATTCCGAAACGCCGCGCTGTCCGGGCGGCTCTTCGTCCGGCTCGGCGGTGGCGGTGGCCGCCGGGCTGGTGCCCGTCGCCATCGGCTCCGACACCGGCGGCTCGGTGCGCGTGCCCGCAGCCTTCAACGGCCTTGTCGGCGCCAAATCGTCCGAGGGGCGGATCAGCACCCGCGGCGCCTACCCGCTGTCCTACACGCTCGACACTGTCGGACCGCTCTGCCGCACCGTGGAAGACGCTGTGCTGACGGACGCTGCCCTGCGCGGCACGTCGCCGACCGTGACCCGCGGCAACCTGTCGGACCTGAAGCTGGTGGTGGCCGAAGGGCTGCCCATGGACGATTGCGACGAGGTTGTGCTCACCGCGTTCGAGGCTGCGGTGGAGCGGCTGGCTAAGGCCGGCGCCACCATCGAGCGGCACGAATTTGCCGAGCTTGCCGAGGCGAGCCAGATGCTGGCCACCCACGGCACCATCGCCAACGCGGAGGCCTATCACTTCCACAAGGAGCGCGTGGACGGTCCGGACGTGGAGGAGATCGACGGCCGCGTTGCCGCCCGCATCCTGCGCGGCAAGACCATGAGCGCGGACGACCTTCTGGAGCTTCAGATCGGCCGGCGTCGTCTGGCAGCCAGCCTTGCCTCAACGTTGAACGGCGCGCTCCTCATCTACCCCACGGTCGCCCACATTGCGCCGGAGATCGCGCCGCTGGACGCTGACCCGGCCCTCTTCAACGACGTGAACATGCGTTCGCTGCGCAACACGATGGTGGGCAACTTCCTCAACCTGCCGGGCGTGGCGCTGCCCGCCGCAAGCCCCTCGCCCATGCCGGTCAGCCTTCTGGTCTCCGGCCTTGCAAACACCGACGAGACGGTGCTGTCCGCCGCATGGGCCATGGAAAACATGGTGCGCGGCGGTTGA
- a CDS encoding Zn-dependent hydrolase, which produces MQNLKIDGERLWDSLMETARFGALPLGGIRRLALSDEDRMVRDWFRSACEAADLTVTVDGVGNMFATRPGTNPAAKAVAFGSHLDTQPAGGKFDGILGVLAGLEAIRTLNDAGYVTEHPLTLVNFTNEEGARFSPAMMCSGVYSGDLPLAPVLAGVDGDGHTFEDELTRIGYAGDEPIGERRFHAFVELHIEQGPLLEAADETIGVVTGGQGLLWFDGTITGQDSHAGTTPMTLRRDAMTALAAVTLAIEDIARQHGPAGVGTVGEVRVLPGSRNTIPGTATFKAEFRHPDNDALSAMETELATRIAAIAAERRVTIETRRSFRKDPTTFDKLVVDAIESAAKDLPHRKMISGAGHDAFYMASTCPTAMIFIPCKDGISHNELESATPGHCTAGGQILLDTILRLAR; this is translated from the coding sequence ATGCAGAATCTGAAAATCGACGGCGAGCGGCTGTGGGACAGTCTGATGGAGACCGCCCGCTTCGGCGCGCTCCCGCTGGGCGGCATCCGCCGGCTCGCCCTGTCGGATGAAGACAGGATGGTGCGGGACTGGTTTCGCAGCGCCTGCGAGGCAGCGGACCTCACCGTCACCGTCGACGGGGTGGGCAACATGTTCGCAACCCGCCCCGGAACCAATCCGGCTGCCAAGGCAGTCGCCTTCGGCAGCCACCTCGACACGCAACCCGCAGGCGGCAAGTTCGACGGCATCCTGGGCGTTCTGGCGGGGCTCGAAGCCATCCGCACGCTGAACGATGCCGGCTACGTCACCGAACACCCCCTCACCCTCGTCAACTTCACCAACGAGGAAGGGGCACGCTTCAGCCCCGCCATGATGTGCTCCGGTGTCTACTCCGGCGACCTGCCGCTGGCCCCCGTCCTGGCCGGCGTCGATGGCGACGGCCATACGTTCGAGGACGAGCTCACGCGGATCGGCTACGCCGGCGACGAGCCCATCGGCGAGCGGCGCTTTCACGCCTTTGTGGAGCTGCACATCGAACAGGGGCCGCTTCTGGAGGCGGCGGACGAGACCATCGGCGTCGTCACCGGCGGCCAGGGCCTCCTGTGGTTCGACGGCACGATCACCGGGCAGGACAGCCACGCCGGCACGACGCCGATGACCCTCCGGCGCGATGCGATGACCGCCCTTGCCGCCGTCACCCTCGCCATCGAGGACATTGCGCGCCAGCACGGCCCCGCAGGCGTCGGCACCGTCGGCGAGGTCCGCGTCCTGCCGGGTTCGCGCAACACCATTCCGGGCACCGCCACGTTCAAGGCGGAATTCCGCCATCCGGACAATGACGCGCTCAGCGCGATGGAAACGGAACTTGCCACCCGCATCGCGGCGATCGCTGCGGAACGGCGCGTGACGATCGAGACCCGCCGCAGCTTCCGCAAGGATCCGACGACGTTCGACAAGCTGGTGGTGGACGCCATCGAATCCGCAGCGAAAGACCTGCCGCACCGCAAGATGATTTCCGGCGCCGGGCACGATGCGTTCTACATGGCATCCACCTGCCCCACCGCGATGATCTTCATCCCCTGCAAGGACGGGATCAGCCACAACGAGCTTGAAAGCGCGACGCCCGGCCACTGTACCGCCGGCGGCCAGATCCTGCTCGATACCATCCTCCGCCTCGCCCGCTGA
- a CDS encoding aspartate kinase encodes MPRLVMKFGGTSVADLSRIRHVAAHVAREVEAGNEVAVVVSAMAGETNKLVSLCRDASPLHDAREYDAIVSSGENVTSGLLAIVLQSMGIDARSWQGWQITMRTDDAHGAARIEDIDAKVVLERLAMKQVAVVAGFQGLSPQNRITTLGRGGSDTTAVALAAALDADRCDIYTDVDGVYTTDPRIVKTARRLPKISHEEMLEMASLGAKVLHVRSVELAMLYDVPLMVRSTFTDPAVAPPGTLITGEDIMEQEAVTSIAYARDEAQVTLRDVSDAPGVAFRVFGPLAAANINVDMIVQNISDDGTSTDITFTLPEADYDRAMATLEAAKDDIKFDKLSGDKDVVKVSVIGVGMRSHAGVAATAFKALGEKGINIRAITTSEIKISVLIDSAYTELAVRTLHSIYGLDKS; translated from the coding sequence ATGCCTCGCCTCGTCATGAAATTCGGCGGTACGTCCGTCGCCGACCTGTCCCGCATCCGCCATGTGGCGGCCCACGTCGCCCGCGAAGTCGAGGCCGGCAACGAGGTTGCCGTGGTGGTCTCGGCCATGGCCGGGGAGACTAACAAGCTCGTCTCGCTGTGCCGCGACGCCTCCCCGCTGCACGATGCGCGGGAATATGATGCCATTGTTTCTTCTGGGGAAAACGTCACCTCAGGGCTCCTTGCCATCGTTCTGCAGTCGATGGGCATCGACGCGCGGTCCTGGCAGGGCTGGCAGATCACCATGCGCACCGACGACGCGCACGGCGCTGCGCGGATCGAGGACATCGACGCCAAGGTGGTGCTGGAGCGCCTTGCCATGAAGCAGGTGGCGGTGGTCGCCGGCTTCCAGGGCCTATCGCCGCAGAACCGCATCACCACGCTCGGCCGCGGCGGCTCCGACACCACGGCCGTCGCGCTGGCGGCGGCACTCGATGCCGACCGCTGTGACATCTACACCGACGTCGACGGCGTCTACACCACCGATCCGCGGATCGTGAAGACCGCCCGCCGCCTGCCGAAGATCTCGCACGAGGAGATGCTGGAGATGGCGTCCCTCGGCGCCAAGGTCCTGCACGTGCGCTCCGTGGAGCTTGCCATGCTCTACGACGTGCCGCTGATGGTCCGCTCCACCTTTACCGACCCCGCCGTCGCACCGCCCGGCACGCTCATCACAGGCGAAGATATCATGGAACAAGAAGCCGTCACCTCCATCGCCTACGCCCGTGACGAGGCGCAGGTGACCCTGCGCGACGTGTCCGATGCGCCCGGCGTTGCGTTCCGCGTGTTCGGCCCGCTGGCGGCGGCCAACATCAACGTGGACATGATCGTCCAGAACATTTCCGACGACGGCACCTCCACCGACATCACCTTCACCCTGCCGGAAGCCGACTACGACCGCGCCATGGCGACGCTGGAAGCCGCGAAGGACGACATCAAGTTCGACAAGCTCAGCGGCGACAAGGACGTGGTGAAGGTCTCCGTCATTGGGGTCGGCATGCGCAGCCACGCCGGCGTTGCGGCGACTGCGTTCAAGGCGCTGGGCGAAAAGGGCATCAACATCCGCGCCATCACCACCAGCGAGATCAAGATCTCGGTGCTGATCGATTCAGCCTACACCGAGTTGGCGGTGCGAACGCTCCATTCGATTTATGGGCTGGACAAGAGCTGA
- the ubiG gene encoding bifunctional 2-polyprenyl-6-hydroxyphenol methylase/3-demethylubiquinol 3-O-methyltransferase UbiG, with amino-acid sequence MSETTIDAREVDKFDRLAAEWWNPNGKFKPLHKFNPVRLRFLREKLCRHFDRDPRAERPLEGLRILDIGCGGGLLSEPLANMGADVVGADAAPTNIEIAKRHAEQTGVPVDYRATTAEALASAGEEFDAVLAMEIVEHVSDVDAFVAACCTMVRPGGITVFATINRTLKALALAIVGAEYVLRWLPRGTHNYDRLVKPRELERAFTANGITPQEPIGVVYNPVKDAWSLSKDSDVNYMIIGLRPEAKALPAA; translated from the coding sequence ATGAGCGAGACAACGATCGACGCGCGCGAGGTGGACAAGTTCGACCGCCTGGCCGCCGAGTGGTGGAACCCGAACGGCAAGTTCAAGCCGCTGCACAAGTTCAACCCGGTGCGCCTGCGTTTCCTGCGCGAAAAACTGTGCCGCCACTTTGACCGGGACCCCCGTGCCGAGCGGCCGCTGGAGGGCCTGCGCATCCTCGATATCGGTTGCGGCGGGGGGCTGTTGTCGGAGCCGCTGGCCAACATGGGGGCAGATGTTGTGGGGGCGGACGCTGCGCCCACCAACATCGAGATCGCAAAGCGCCATGCCGAGCAGACCGGCGTGCCGGTCGACTACCGGGCGACGACCGCCGAGGCGCTGGCGTCCGCGGGCGAAGAGTTCGATGCGGTGCTGGCGATGGAGATCGTCGAGCATGTGTCGGACGTGGATGCCTTCGTGGCGGCGTGCTGCACGATGGTGCGGCCGGGCGGGATCACCGTGTTCGCCACCATCAACCGAACGCTGAAGGCGCTGGCGCTCGCCATCGTGGGCGCCGAATACGTGCTGCGCTGGCTGCCGCGCGGCACCCACAACTACGATCGGCTGGTAAAGCCACGCGAGCTGGAACGCGCGTTCACCGCCAACGGGATCACCCCGCAGGAGCCCATCGGGGTGGTCTACAATCCGGTCAAGGATGCCTGGTCGCTCTCAAAGGACAGCGACGTGAATTACATGATCATCGGCCTGCGCCCGGAGGCCAAGGCCCTTCCCGCCGCCTGA